One Apostichopus japonicus isolate 1M-3 chromosome 7, ASM3797524v1, whole genome shotgun sequence genomic region harbors:
- the LOC139970292 gene encoding uncharacterized protein isoform X2 translates to MARRRLKNTSEFTTHDEDFEVLFINSYIGKGLFAKKDFEGGTLLLEYCGKLLSDNDAAHLESESPNRSDYLFSFQHKGKFLCIDAYFTTSKARYINDTKETQANTFVKKVEVHGVPRLFIYSKKKIEKGTEIRYDYGNPDAEWRQDKCCDLTAVGGDALLDENADGESDIDETTNEGEDKCCDLTTGGGDPLSDENANDESDIDETTNEGEDKCYDLTAVGGDALLDENADDESDIDETTNEGEKRSCDSTSGGGDPLLDESAGDESDIDETTNEREDKCCDSTSGRSDPLFDENADGESDIDETTNEGEDKCCDITSGGGVIPLDESENDESDIDEIAVGGKGIFSTLVIYSDSDSDCSYIIPMPTSQQRRLGSSF, encoded by the exons ATGGCGAGAAGGAGGCTCAAG AATACTTCTGAATTCACAACTCATGATGAAGACTTTGAAGTACTATTCATTAACTCCTACATAG GGAAAGGTCTGTTTGCCAAAAAAGACTTTGAAGGAGGCACATTACTGTTAGAATACTGTGGAAAGCTGCTAAGTGACAATGATGCAGCACATCTGGAATCTGAAAGTCCTAACAGAAGCGATTACTTGTTTTCCTTTCAACACAAAGGAAAGTTTTTGTG CATTGATGCATACTTCACAACCTCAAAAGCACGATACATAAATGATACTAAAGAAACTCAAGCAAATACTTTTGTCAAGAAGGTGGAGGTGCATGGCGTTCCccgtttatttatatattcaaagaaaaaaattgaaaagggGACTGAGATTCGATATGACTATGGAAATCCAGACGCAGAATGGAGACAA GACAAATGCTGTGACTTAACTGCTGTAGGAGGTGATGCCCTCTTAGATGAAAACGCAGATGGTGAAAGTGACATTGATGAAACCACAAATGAAGGAGAG GACAAATGCTGTGACCTAACTACTGGAGGAGGTGATCCCCTATCAGATGAAAATGCAAATGATGAAAGTGACATTGATGAAACCACAAATGAAGGAGAG GACAAATGCTATGACTTAACTGCTGTAGGAGGTGATGCCCTCTTAGATGAAAACGCAGATGATGAAAGTGACATTGATGAAACCACAAATGAAGGAGAG AAAAGAAGCTGTGACTCAACTTCTGGAGGAGGTGATCCCCTATTAGATGAAAGTGCGGGTGACGAAAGTGACATTGATGAAACCACAAATGAAAGAGAG GACAAATGCTGTGACTCAACTTCTGGAAGAAGTGATCCCCTATTTGATGAAAACGCAGATGGTGAAAGTGACATTGATGAAACCACAAATGAAGGAGAG GACAAATGCTGTGACATAACTTCTGGGGGAGGTGTTATCCCTTTAGATGAAAgtgaaaatgatgaaagtgACATTGATGAAATCGCAGTGGGAGGAAAg GGAATCTTTTCAACACTTGTGATATACTCAGATAGTGACAGTGATTGCTCATACATCATTCCCATGCCAACTTCACAACAGAGACGACTTGGAAGTAGTTTTTAG
- the LOC139970292 gene encoding uncharacterized protein isoform X4, with the protein MARRRLKNTSEFTTHDEDFEVLFINSYIGKGLFAKKDFEGGTLLLEYCGKLLSDNDAAHLESESPNRSDYLFSFQHKGKFLCIDAYFTTSKARYINDTKETQANTFVKKVEVHGVPRLFIYSKKKIEKGTEIRYDYGNPDAEWRQDKCCDLTTGGGDPLSDENANDESDIDETTNEGEDKCYDLTAVGGDALLDENADDESDIDETTNEGEKRSCDSTSGGGDPLLDESAGDESDIDETTNEREDKCCDSTSGRSDPLFDENADGESDIDETTNEGEDKCCDITSGGGVIPLDESENDESDIDEIAVGGKGIFSTLVIYSDSDSDCSYIIPMPTSQQRRLGSSF; encoded by the exons ATGGCGAGAAGGAGGCTCAAG AATACTTCTGAATTCACAACTCATGATGAAGACTTTGAAGTACTATTCATTAACTCCTACATAG GGAAAGGTCTGTTTGCCAAAAAAGACTTTGAAGGAGGCACATTACTGTTAGAATACTGTGGAAAGCTGCTAAGTGACAATGATGCAGCACATCTGGAATCTGAAAGTCCTAACAGAAGCGATTACTTGTTTTCCTTTCAACACAAAGGAAAGTTTTTGTG CATTGATGCATACTTCACAACCTCAAAAGCACGATACATAAATGATACTAAAGAAACTCAAGCAAATACTTTTGTCAAGAAGGTGGAGGTGCATGGCGTTCCccgtttatttatatattcaaagaaaaaaattgaaaagggGACTGAGATTCGATATGACTATGGAAATCCAGACGCAGAATGGAGACAA GACAAATGCTGTGACCTAACTACTGGAGGAGGTGATCCCCTATCAGATGAAAATGCAAATGATGAAAGTGACATTGATGAAACCACAAATGAAGGAGAG GACAAATGCTATGACTTAACTGCTGTAGGAGGTGATGCCCTCTTAGATGAAAACGCAGATGATGAAAGTGACATTGATGAAACCACAAATGAAGGAGAG AAAAGAAGCTGTGACTCAACTTCTGGAGGAGGTGATCCCCTATTAGATGAAAGTGCGGGTGACGAAAGTGACATTGATGAAACCACAAATGAAAGAGAG GACAAATGCTGTGACTCAACTTCTGGAAGAAGTGATCCCCTATTTGATGAAAACGCAGATGGTGAAAGTGACATTGATGAAACCACAAATGAAGGAGAG GACAAATGCTGTGACATAACTTCTGGGGGAGGTGTTATCCCTTTAGATGAAAgtgaaaatgatgaaagtgACATTGATGAAATCGCAGTGGGAGGAAAg GGAATCTTTTCAACACTTGTGATATACTCAGATAGTGACAGTGATTGCTCATACATCATTCCCATGCCAACTTCACAACAGAGACGACTTGGAAGTAGTTTTTAG
- the LOC139970293 gene encoding uncharacterized protein, with protein sequence MKTHNKGKRKWDKHQYCVYCMKTYAKLPRHLEQVHLKEKEVAEALSYDNGSCKRKELLTLLRNKGNHSHNVEVWQSGNGCLIPARRTPFDQSHDEFLPCNLCFGYFSRDNLWKHKKNCFMASESTMKDKRHQSTSALLLPFSQEVSQSFKDTVFASMTYDSISFAARHDHIIVQYGERMFAKLGHERHQVGYISQKMRELARLLLKIKETKPDVKSLYDCISPKQFDTVLEAVRNLAGLDPQTGKYKTPSLALKLGHSLQTCALIVKAECIKSEDPVKEDQADKFSKLAVIEWAHKVGTGARTTLEERKWNKPNMLPLSEDIRQLHAKLSEVIEEKQKLLALSDDVTAWYALAEATLSKLILFNRRRSGEVQRIKLADFERRCHDQGNDDV encoded by the coding sequence ATGAAAACACACAACAAAGGGAAAAGGAAATGGGACAAACACCAGTACTGTGTGTACTGTATGAAAACCTATGCAAAACTCCCAAGACACCTTGAACAAGTTCATTTGAAGGAAAAAGAAGTTGCTGAAGCTCTGAGTTACGATAACGGGTCATGTAAGCGTAAAGAACTCTTAACCCTGTTAAGAAACAAGGGGAACCATAGCCATAATGTTGAAGTTTGGCAGTCTGGCAATGGCTGTTTGATTCCTGCAAGACGGACCCCTTTTGACCAGTCACATGATGAGTTCCTTCCCTGTAACCTCTGCTTTGGTTACTTCTCCAGAGATAACCTATGGAAGCATAAGAAGAATTGTTTCATGGCATCTGAGTCAACCATGAAAGACAAGAGACACCAGTCAACATCTGCTCTGCTCCTACCATTTTCACAGGAAGTATCACAGAGTTTTAAAGACACAGTTTTTGCATCTATGACTTACGATAGCATATCGTTTGCTGCTAGACATGATCACATTATTGTTCAGTATGGGGAACGAATGTTTGCCAAACTAGGTCATGAAAGACATCAAGTGGGTTACATTAGTCAGAAAATGCGTGAACTTGCAAGACTACTGCTGAAAATCAAGGAAACAAAACCTGATGTGAAGTCCTTATATGACTGTATTAGTCCAAAACAGTTTGATACGGTATTAGAAGCTGTTCGAAACCTGGCAGGATTAGACCCCCAAACTGGGAAGTATAAGACACCATCGTTAGCTCTTAAGTTGGGTCATTCACTTCAGACATGTGCTTTGATTGTGAAGGCTGAGTGCATCAAATCAGAAGATCCAGTTAAAGAGGATCAGGCAGATAAATTTTCAAAGCTGGCAGTTATTGAGTGGGCTCATAAAGTGGGAACAGGTGCCAGGACAACACTGGAAGAACGCAAGTGGAACAAGCCAAACATGCTACCACTATCAGAGGACATCAGACAACTACACGCTAAATTGTCTGAGGTAATAGAAGAGAAACAGAAGCTGTTGGCCTTGTCTGATGATGTAACAGCATGGTATGCATTAGCTGAAGCAACTCTGAGCAAGCTAATTCTCTTCAATCGACGCAGAAGTGGTGAAGTGCAAAGAATAAAGCTGGCTGACTTTGAACGcagatgtcatgatcaaggAAATGATGATGTATAG
- the LOC139970292 gene encoding uncharacterized protein isoform X3 has protein sequence MARRRLKNTSEFTTHDEDFEVLFINSYIGKGLFAKKDFEGGTLLLEYCGKLLSDNDAAHLESESPNRSDYLFSFQHKGKFLCIDAYFTTSKARYINDTKETQANTFVKKVEVHGVPRLFIYSKKKIEKGTEIRYDYGNPDAEWRQDKCCDLTTGGGDPLSDENANDESDIDETTNEGEKRSCDSTSGGSDPLLDESAGDESDIDETTNEREDKCYDLTAVGGDALLDENADDESDIDETTNEGEKRSCDSTSGGGDPLLDESAGDESDIDETTNEREDKCCDSTSGRSDPLFDENADGESDIDETTNEGEDKCCDITSGGGVIPLDESENDESDIDEIAVGGKGIFSTLVIYSDSDSDCSYIIPMPTSQQRRLGSSF, from the exons ATGGCGAGAAGGAGGCTCAAG AATACTTCTGAATTCACAACTCATGATGAAGACTTTGAAGTACTATTCATTAACTCCTACATAG GGAAAGGTCTGTTTGCCAAAAAAGACTTTGAAGGAGGCACATTACTGTTAGAATACTGTGGAAAGCTGCTAAGTGACAATGATGCAGCACATCTGGAATCTGAAAGTCCTAACAGAAGCGATTACTTGTTTTCCTTTCAACACAAAGGAAAGTTTTTGTG CATTGATGCATACTTCACAACCTCAAAAGCACGATACATAAATGATACTAAAGAAACTCAAGCAAATACTTTTGTCAAGAAGGTGGAGGTGCATGGCGTTCCccgtttatttatatattcaaagaaaaaaattgaaaagggGACTGAGATTCGATATGACTATGGAAATCCAGACGCAGAATGGAGACAA GACAAATGCTGTGACCTAACTACTGGAGGAGGTGATCCCCTATCAGATGAAAATGCAAATGATGAAAGTGACATTGATGAAACCACAAATGAAGGAGAG AAAAGAAGCTGTGACTCAACTTCTGGAGGAAGTGATCCCCTATTAGATGAAAGTGCGGGTGACGAAAGTGACATTGATGAAACCACAAATGAAAGAGAG GACAAATGCTATGACTTAACTGCTGTAGGAGGTGATGCCCTCTTAGATGAAAACGCAGATGATGAAAGTGACATTGATGAAACCACAAATGAAGGAGAG AAAAGAAGCTGTGACTCAACTTCTGGAGGAGGTGATCCCCTATTAGATGAAAGTGCGGGTGACGAAAGTGACATTGATGAAACCACAAATGAAAGAGAG GACAAATGCTGTGACTCAACTTCTGGAAGAAGTGATCCCCTATTTGATGAAAACGCAGATGGTGAAAGTGACATTGATGAAACCACAAATGAAGGAGAG GACAAATGCTGTGACATAACTTCTGGGGGAGGTGTTATCCCTTTAGATGAAAgtgaaaatgatgaaagtgACATTGATGAAATCGCAGTGGGAGGAAAg GGAATCTTTTCAACACTTGTGATATACTCAGATAGTGACAGTGATTGCTCATACATCATTCCCATGCCAACTTCACAACAGAGACGACTTGGAAGTAGTTTTTAG
- the LOC139970292 gene encoding uncharacterized protein isoform X1 produces the protein MARRRLKNTSEFTTHDEDFEVLFINSYIGKGLFAKKDFEGGTLLLEYCGKLLSDNDAAHLESESPNRSDYLFSFQHKGKFLCIDAYFTTSKARYINDTKETQANTFVKKVEVHGVPRLFIYSKKKIEKGTEIRYDYGNPDAEWRQDKCCDLTAVGGDALLDENADGESDIDETTNEGEDKCCDLTTGGGDPLSDENANDESDIDETTNEGEKRSCDSTSGGSDPLLDESAGDESDIDETTNEREDKCYDLTAVGGDALLDENADDESDIDETTNEGEKRSCDSTSGGGDPLLDESAGDESDIDETTNEREDKCCDSTSGRSDPLFDENADGESDIDETTNEGEDKCCDITSGGGVIPLDESENDESDIDEIAVGGKGIFSTLVIYSDSDSDCSYIIPMPTSQQRRLGSSF, from the exons ATGGCGAGAAGGAGGCTCAAG AATACTTCTGAATTCACAACTCATGATGAAGACTTTGAAGTACTATTCATTAACTCCTACATAG GGAAAGGTCTGTTTGCCAAAAAAGACTTTGAAGGAGGCACATTACTGTTAGAATACTGTGGAAAGCTGCTAAGTGACAATGATGCAGCACATCTGGAATCTGAAAGTCCTAACAGAAGCGATTACTTGTTTTCCTTTCAACACAAAGGAAAGTTTTTGTG CATTGATGCATACTTCACAACCTCAAAAGCACGATACATAAATGATACTAAAGAAACTCAAGCAAATACTTTTGTCAAGAAGGTGGAGGTGCATGGCGTTCCccgtttatttatatattcaaagaaaaaaattgaaaagggGACTGAGATTCGATATGACTATGGAAATCCAGACGCAGAATGGAGACAA GACAAATGCTGTGACTTAACTGCTGTAGGAGGTGATGCCCTCTTAGATGAAAACGCAGATGGTGAAAGTGACATTGATGAAACCACAAATGAAGGAGAG GACAAATGCTGTGACCTAACTACTGGAGGAGGTGATCCCCTATCAGATGAAAATGCAAATGATGAAAGTGACATTGATGAAACCACAAATGAAGGAGAG AAAAGAAGCTGTGACTCAACTTCTGGAGGAAGTGATCCCCTATTAGATGAAAGTGCGGGTGACGAAAGTGACATTGATGAAACCACAAATGAAAGAGAG GACAAATGCTATGACTTAACTGCTGTAGGAGGTGATGCCCTCTTAGATGAAAACGCAGATGATGAAAGTGACATTGATGAAACCACAAATGAAGGAGAG AAAAGAAGCTGTGACTCAACTTCTGGAGGAGGTGATCCCCTATTAGATGAAAGTGCGGGTGACGAAAGTGACATTGATGAAACCACAAATGAAAGAGAG GACAAATGCTGTGACTCAACTTCTGGAAGAAGTGATCCCCTATTTGATGAAAACGCAGATGGTGAAAGTGACATTGATGAAACCACAAATGAAGGAGAG GACAAATGCTGTGACATAACTTCTGGGGGAGGTGTTATCCCTTTAGATGAAAgtgaaaatgatgaaagtgACATTGATGAAATCGCAGTGGGAGGAAAg GGAATCTTTTCAACACTTGTGATATACTCAGATAGTGACAGTGATTGCTCATACATCATTCCCATGCCAACTTCACAACAGAGACGACTTGGAAGTAGTTTTTAG